Proteins from a single region of Desulfatiglans sp.:
- a CDS encoding MerR family transcriptional regulator, whose amino-acid sequence MKSPEDKRYYRIGEVSRIIGVEPYVLRYWEMEFHQIRPSRADSKQRTYQKKDLELIKEIKRLLYDEKLTIEGARKRLKISTSKDEVKTAPSGLLQEIKSELRDIALILGD is encoded by the coding sequence ATGAAAAGTCCTGAAGATAAGCGCTATTACCGTATCGGTGAGGTTAGCCGCATTATCGGGGTTGAGCCCTATGTGCTCAGGTACTGGGAGATGGAGTTCCACCAGATAAGGCCATCAAGGGCAGATTCAAAACAGAGAACCTACCAGAAAAAAGACCTTGAGCTTATAAAAGAGATTAAACGCCTTTTATATGATGAAAAACTCACTATAGAGGGCGCAAGAAAACGCCTTAAAATATCTACTTCAAAAGATGAGGTAAAGACAGCCCCTTCCGGCCTGCTTCAGGAAATAAAAAGCGAACTCAGGGATATTGCACTTATACTGGGTGACTAA
- a CDS encoding phenylalanine--tRNA ligase subunit beta, whose translation MKLSLNWLKEYVDINITPQELAHILTMAGLEVEALEKIGDIHDKIIVAKVLSVRKHPKADRLSLCDVDTGFSTVQVVCGATNMKAGDLVPMALPGTELRGGIQIKESKLRGEFSGGMLMAEDELGLTDNHAGLMILPSELEVGRTLSDAINPLDWFYEINITPNRPDCASVIGIAREVAALTGQKLKLPDVQYREEGVPISEVARVDVVDPEGCPRYAAGMIQDVSILPSPFWMRYRLFVSGVRSINNIVDISNYVLLETGQPLHTFDYNQLEEHRIVVARAEQGDKFFTLDGQERTLNSEHLMICDGKKPVGIAGIMGGLNSEITDNSSNILIESAYFNPVTIRRGAKSVGISSEASYRFERGIDIEGVTYALKRALSLSLELAGGKINRGLIDLYPKKIEPPVIDLRVDKTNNFLGAEIPKSEMTSWLKALSMDVTEKDLNTLKVIPPTYRVDIAREIDLVEEIARMHGYDCIPETFPAIRPSDKADMPSLVLHDRACDILAGAGFSEIITFSFISPESANLLQAGENCPLRQFVKLINPLTTEQSVMRTSLLPGLLSIVKENISHGEQNLKLFEWGEVFFREDSNELPNERVMVAGVITGNYTSKKWHNETRPVDFYDIKGAVEVLLESIGLSNFTFERRISGESYDKNISCNICCGETILGTMGKIAKEVLDGYEIKTGALFVFELDIEKILKVKSERFEFRSVGKYPAVFRDISIIVNKNVESKSIQDIILKTGGKLVETVDVVSVFEGEKFGPEKKAISYRISFRSVEGTLDGEQVNRIIGQVLDSIKAETGGTLSEG comes from the coding sequence ATGAAACTAAGTTTAAACTGGCTTAAAGAATATGTAGATATCAATATTACACCTCAGGAACTGGCACATATATTAACAATGGCGGGCCTTGAGGTAGAAGCCCTTGAAAAGATAGGTGATATACACGATAAGATCATTGTTGCAAAGGTCCTTTCAGTTAGAAAACACCCTAAAGCAGACAGATTATCCCTGTGTGATGTGGATACCGGCTTTTCAACAGTGCAGGTTGTATGCGGCGCAACAAATATGAAAGCCGGGGATCTTGTGCCTATGGCACTTCCAGGCACAGAGCTCAGGGGCGGTATTCAAATAAAAGAAAGCAAGTTAAGGGGAGAGTTCTCAGGCGGTATGCTCATGGCTGAAGATGAGCTTGGCCTTACTGATAACCACGCCGGTCTGATGATTCTACCTTCTGAACTTGAGGTTGGGCGGACACTTTCTGATGCCATTAATCCTCTCGACTGGTTTTATGAAATCAATATTACACCCAACAGGCCTGACTGCGCCTCTGTAATAGGCATAGCGCGCGAGGTAGCAGCCCTTACCGGGCAGAAACTAAAACTGCCTGATGTCCAATACAGGGAAGAGGGTGTGCCTATCAGTGAGGTTGCAAGGGTTGATGTGGTTGATCCGGAAGGCTGCCCAAGGTATGCGGCAGGCATGATACAGGATGTATCAATCTTGCCCTCTCCATTCTGGATGCGCTACAGGCTTTTTGTCTCAGGTGTAAGGAGCATAAACAATATCGTTGATATATCAAACTATGTGCTTCTTGAAACAGGTCAGCCACTGCATACCTTTGATTATAATCAGCTCGAAGAGCACAGGATAGTAGTTGCAAGGGCAGAGCAGGGTGATAAATTCTTCACCCTGGATGGTCAGGAGCGCACACTTAACAGTGAACACCTGATGATATGTGATGGTAAAAAACCTGTTGGTATTGCTGGGATAATGGGAGGCCTCAATAGTGAGATTACTGACAACTCATCCAATATCCTTATCGAAAGCGCATATTTTAATCCTGTGACCATTAGAAGGGGCGCAAAATCGGTTGGCATATCAAGCGAGGCATCATACAGGTTTGAAAGGGGCATTGATATTGAGGGTGTAACATATGCCCTCAAGCGGGCTCTTTCGCTTTCCCTTGAACTTGCTGGCGGCAAGATAAACAGGGGATTGATAGATCTCTACCCAAAAAAAATTGAGCCGCCCGTTATTGACCTCAGGGTGGATAAAACAAATAATTTTCTGGGCGCAGAGATACCGAAAAGCGAAATGACATCATGGCTTAAGGCCCTTTCAATGGATGTTACTGAAAAAGATTTAAATACGCTCAAGGTTATTCCACCCACATACAGGGTGGATATAGCAAGGGAGATTGATCTGGTTGAAGAGATTGCCAGGATGCATGGATATGATTGTATCCCTGAAACATTCCCGGCCATAAGGCCATCTGACAAAGCGGATATGCCCTCGCTTGTTTTACATGACAGGGCATGTGATATACTCGCTGGGGCTGGTTTCAGTGAGATAATAACCTTTAGCTTTATATCACCAGAATCAGCCAACCTGCTTCAGGCAGGGGAAAATTGCCCATTAAGGCAGTTTGTAAAACTGATTAACCCATTAACAACCGAACAATCGGTCATGAGGACATCGCTTTTACCTGGGCTCTTATCTATAGTGAAAGAGAATATCTCACATGGTGAACAGAACCTTAAGCTTTTTGAATGGGGAGAGGTCTTTTTCAGGGAAGATTCAAACGAACTGCCCAATGAAAGGGTAATGGTTGCCGGTGTTATTACAGGGAACTACACCTCTAAAAAATGGCATAATGAAACAAGGCCGGTAGATTTTTATGATATCAAAGGCGCTGTTGAGGTGCTTCTTGAATCCATTGGTTTAAGTAATTTTACATTTGAACGCAGGATTTCAGGTGAGTCATATGATAAAAATATCTCATGCAATATCTGCTGCGGTGAAACCATCCTTGGAACAATGGGTAAAATAGCCAAAGAAGTGCTTGATGGTTATGAGATCAAGACAGGTGCCCTTTTTGTTTTTGAGCTTGATATTGAAAAGATACTTAAAGTAAAATCTGAGCGGTTTGAGTTCAGGTCTGTTGGAAAATATCCTGCTGTTTTCAGGGATATATCAATAATTGTTAATAAAAATGTTGAAAGTAAATCCATTCAGGATATAATCCTTAAAACCGGTGGTAAACTGGTAGAGACTGTTGATGTGGTATCTGTTTTTGAGGGTGAGAAATTCGGCCCTGAAAAAAAGGCCATAAGTTACAGGATCAGTTTCAGATCAGTTGAAGGCACGCTTGATGGTGAACAGGTTAACCGGATTATCGGGCAGGTACTGGACAGTATCAAGGCAGAAACAGGTGGAACTCTAAGCGAGGGTTAA
- the pheS gene encoding phenylalanine--tRNA ligase subunit alpha yields the protein MKQKLLEIRDRALSELGSMRNLDALEKFRVEYLGKKGHITSLMKNLGNIAKEERPVFGKLANDVKDEITAFLEKIIAEFKGKEEGGEKIDITLPGKRPLRGHLHPINQVNDEICRILVRMGYTIVKGPNVELDYYNFEALNMPKDHPARDMQDTFYVSKNVVLRTHTSPMQIRVMEKQKPPVSIIAPGKVYRSDSDVSHTPMFHQVEGLLVDKGVTFGDLKGTLTSFVHQMFGSDINLRFRPSFFPFTEPSAEVDIQCVICRGKGCRTCSFSGWQEILGSGMVDPAVYGFVDYDPEIYSGFAFGLGIERITMLKYGIDDIQLLFKNDMRFLKQF from the coding sequence ATGAAACAAAAGCTACTGGAAATACGAGATCGGGCACTCAGTGAGTTGGGCTCTATGAGAAATCTGGATGCCCTTGAAAAGTTCAGGGTAGAATACCTGGGGAAAAAGGGGCATATCACCTCCCTTATGAAGAATCTGGGTAACATCGCAAAGGAAGAGCGCCCTGTTTTTGGTAAACTGGCCAATGATGTAAAGGATGAGATCACCGCATTTCTTGAAAAGATCATTGCTGAATTCAAAGGAAAAGAAGAGGGAGGGGAGAAGATTGATATTACTCTTCCTGGTAAAAGACCTTTAAGGGGACATCTTCATCCTATCAACCAGGTAAATGATGAGATATGCCGTATTCTTGTACGTATGGGTTACACCATTGTAAAAGGTCCGAATGTTGAGCTTGATTACTACAATTTTGAGGCGCTCAACATGCCAAAGGATCATCCTGCAAGGGATATGCAGGATACATTCTATGTGTCAAAAAATGTGGTTTTAAGGACACACACATCACCCATGCAGATCAGGGTAATGGAAAAGCAGAAGCCCCCTGTAAGCATTATCGCCCCTGGCAAGGTTTACAGGAGTGACTCTGATGTCTCACATACACCTATGTTCCACCAGGTGGAAGGGCTTCTTGTAGATAAAGGGGTTACATTCGGAGATCTCAAAGGCACTCTTACCAGCTTTGTGCATCAGATGTTCGGGTCAGATATCAATCTCAGGTTCAGGCCAAGCTTTTTTCCCTTTACAGAACCAAGCGCGGAGGTGGATATACAGTGTGTTATATGCAGGGGAAAGGGCTGCAGGACATGCTCATTCTCAGGCTGGCAGGAGATTCTGGGCTCAGGCATGGTTGACCCTGCTGTCTACGGCTTTGTGGATTATGACCCTGAGATATATTCAGGCTTTGCCTTCGGGCTTGGGATTGAACGAATCACCATGCTCAAGTATGGCATAGATGATATCCAGCTTCTCTTTAAAAATGATATGCGTTTTCTAAAACAATTTTAA
- the rplT gene encoding 50S ribosomal protein L20 produces MPRVKRGFKARHRRNKVFKAAKGFRGSHSKLFTAATVAVDRARQYAYRDRKTKKRDFRKLWIIRINAAARINGMSYSEFIHGLNRAGIDLDRKVLSDMAIHDPAGFSKIVEMVK; encoded by the coding sequence ATGCCAAGAGTAAAAAGAGGTTTTAAGGCAAGACACCGTAGAAACAAGGTCTTTAAGGCTGCAAAAGGTTTCAGGGGTAGTCACAGCAAATTATTTACTGCTGCAACAGTGGCAGTAGATCGTGCAAGGCAGTATGCATACCGTGACCGCAAAACTAAAAAACGCGATTTCAGAAAATTGTGGATCATCCGCATCAATGCGGCTGCAAGAATAAATGGTATGTCTTACAGCGAGTTTATTCATGGTCTGAACAGGGCAGGGATTGACCTGGACAGAAAGGTGTTGTCCGATATGGCCATCCATGACCCCGCAGGCTTTTCTAAAATCGTTGAAATGGTAAAATAA
- the rpmI gene encoding 50S ribosomal protein L35 gives MPKLKTHRGAAKRFKTTGTGKVVRSKANASHILTKKTTKRKRNLRKSGLVDASDVKRIKKLIPFM, from the coding sequence ATGCCTAAATTAAAGACACACCGTGGTGCGGCAAAGAGATTCAAGACCACAGGTACAGGAAAGGTTGTAAGAAGCAAGGCAAATGCAAGCCATATTCTTACCAAGAAGACAACAAAACGTAAAAGGAACCTGAGAAAATCAGGGCTTGTTGATGCCAGTGATGTAAAAAGAATCAAAAAGCTTATTCCCTTTATGTAG
- a CDS encoding translation initiation factor IF-3, with protein MANKVEEIRVNELIRASQVRLISGDGTQLGVMATRDAMDVAIREGLDLVEVAPNADPPVCRIMDYGKFKYEASKKEQEARKKTKAFQLKEIKLRPHTDEHDLNTKIKNLKKFLEKKNRVKLTLMYRGRELAYQETGIELLLKIAEEVKDLGAIEQEAKKEGRNATMVIVPK; from the coding sequence ATAGCAAATAAAGTTGAAGAAATAAGGGTAAATGAATTGATCCGGGCCAGCCAGGTTAGATTGATTTCCGGTGACGGGACCCAGCTTGGGGTAATGGCCACTAGGGATGCAATGGATGTTGCCATCAGGGAAGGCCTTGACCTTGTAGAAGTGGCGCCAAACGCTGATCCTCCTGTGTGCAGGATAATGGATTATGGCAAATTCAAATACGAGGCGAGCAAAAAGGAACAGGAAGCCAGAAAAAAGACAAAGGCTTTTCAGTTAAAAGAGATAAAGTTAAGGCCTCATACTGATGAGCATGATCTTAACACAAAGATCAAGAACCTGAAAAAATTCCTGGAAAAAAAGAACAGGGTGAAACTGACTCTCATGTACAGGGGGCGTGAATTAGCCTATCAGGAAACAGGTATTGAACTATTACTCAAGATAGCTGAAGAGGTAAAGGATTTGGGTGCTATTGAGCAGGAAGCAAAAAAAGAGGGCCGTAATGCAACAATGGTTATAGTGCCAAAGTAA
- the thrS gene encoding threonine--tRNA ligase, with the protein MGMEIKLKDKAAINIDADSITALDALNKLGVRGLENIVAVRVNEELCDLYTDIKADVSIEPLYINTEEGVDIMRHSASHVMAMAVKELFPGVKVTIGPSIENGFYYDFDYERPFKEEDLTLIEDKMNEIIKQNLPFKREVLSKAEAIEFFSKQGENYKVEIIEGIEAEYVSVYTQGSFSDLCRGPHVPSTGRIKAFKLTKVAGAYWRGDEKRAMLSRVYGVAFADIKILKSYLQRLEEAKKRDHVKLGKQLELFSTHEEIGAGMVVWHPNGYMLRHLIEQFEINEHFRRGYEMVKGPELLKTDLWQKSGHFDNYRENMYFTVIDEQSYGIKPMNCLSHMLIYKSKIRSYRDLPKRYFELGLVHRHERSGVLHGLTRVREFTQDDAHIICTPDQLGNEIKGVLEFIKDVMQIFNFNYELEISTRPEKAIGSDEDWERATNALINAVKDLALPYEINEGDGAFYGPKIDVKLKDALDRKWQCATVQCDFTLPVRFDLSFMDNDGQRQQPVMIHRVILGSIERFIGILIEHYAGAFPMWIAPLQARILTVTDRNNEFANSLLASLKEAGFRVEADIRNEKLGLKVREAQIQKIPYMLVVGDKEAEKGGVTPRLRDGQNLPFMTTHEIIQHLKEEERQRR; encoded by the coding sequence ATGGGAATGGAAATAAAACTAAAAGATAAAGCAGCAATCAATATTGACGCAGACAGCATAACTGCCCTTGATGCCCTTAATAAACTCGGGGTAAGGGGGCTGGAAAACATAGTGGCTGTCAGGGTAAATGAAGAGTTGTGTGACCTCTACACTGATATTAAAGCTGATGTATCTATTGAGCCTCTCTATATCAACACGGAAGAGGGTGTTGATATCATGCGGCACAGCGCCTCCCATGTAATGGCAATGGCTGTTAAGGAGCTGTTCCCCGGTGTTAAGGTGACAATCGGCCCTTCAATAGAAAACGGCTTTTATTATGATTTTGATTACGAGAGGCCATTCAAGGAAGAGGATCTCACTCTTATAGAAGACAAGATGAACGAGATCATAAAACAGAATCTTCCATTCAAACGTGAGGTGCTTTCCAAGGCTGAGGCCATAGAGTTCTTCAGCAAACAGGGCGAAAATTACAAGGTGGAGATCATAGAGGGTATTGAAGCTGAATATGTATCTGTTTATACCCAGGGGAGTTTTTCAGACCTGTGCAGGGGCCCCCATGTACCTTCCACCGGCAGGATAAAGGCATTTAAGCTTACAAAGGTAGCTGGCGCCTACTGGCGTGGTGATGAAAAGAGGGCAATGCTGAGCAGGGTATATGGTGTTGCCTTTGCTGATATTAAAATACTAAAGTCATATCTCCAGAGACTGGAAGAGGCAAAGAAAAGGGATCATGTAAAGCTTGGAAAACAGCTTGAACTATTCAGCACCCATGAAGAGATAGGGGCAGGCATGGTTGTCTGGCACCCGAATGGTTACATGCTCAGGCATCTGATCGAGCAGTTTGAGATAAATGAACATTTCAGGCGCGGCTATGAAATGGTCAAGGGGCCTGAGCTCCTAAAGACTGATCTGTGGCAGAAATCGGGCCATTTTGATAATTACCGTGAAAACATGTATTTTACCGTGATAGATGAACAGTCATACGGCATTAAGCCCATGAACTGCCTCTCTCATATGCTCATATATAAATCAAAGATCAGAAGCTACAGGGATCTTCCTAAAAGGTACTTTGAACTTGGCCTGGTTCACAGGCATGAACGCTCAGGTGTTTTGCACGGTCTGACACGGGTGCGTGAATTTACACAGGATGACGCTCATATCATCTGCACCCCCGATCAACTCGGTAATGAAATCAAGGGTGTCCTTGAATTTATCAAGGATGTAATGCAGATCTTCAATTTCAACTATGAACTTGAGATCAGTACAAGGCCTGAAAAGGCAATCGGGTCAGATGAAGACTGGGAAAGGGCAACAAATGCACTTATAAACGCGGTTAAAGATCTTGCCCTTCCCTATGAGATAAATGAAGGAGACGGCGCATTTTACGGCCCCAAAATAGATGTGAAACTCAAGGATGCACTTGACCGCAAATGGCAGTGCGCCACTGTACAGTGTGATTTTACCCTGCCTGTAAGGTTTGATCTATCCTTTATGGATAATGACGGCCAGAGACAGCAGCCGGTAATGATACACAGGGTTATTTTAGGTTCCATAGAAAGATTTATCGGGATTTTAATTGAGCATTATGCAGGGGCTTTCCCAATGTGGATAGCGCCCCTGCAGGCACGCATACTTACTGTTACAGACAGAAACAATGAGTTTGCAAATTCTCTCTTAGCATCCCTTAAAGAGGCGGGGTTCCGTGTAGAAGCGGATATCAGAAATGAGAAGCTTGGTTTGAAGGTAAGAGAGGCCCAGATTCAGAAGATCCCATACATGCTTGTTGTTGGGGACAAAGAGGCTGAAAAGGGTGGAGTTACACCCAGGCTGAGGGATGGGCAGAATCTTCCATTCATGACCACTCATGAGATTATTCAACATCTAAAAGAAGAAGAAAGACAAAGGAGGTAG
- a CDS encoding NAD-dependent deacylase, which produces MDKLFIDAAKTIIGSKRCIALTGAGISAESGIPTFRSKGGLWNSYDPTVYASIDTFMIDPSKYWSIRGDFIRNYNDYSPNQGHLVLARLEKAGLLKCIITQNIDGLHKKAGSEKVLEIHGSLREIFCMSCGREYIAPDIPPGEVPLCACGGVLKPNTVLFGEGLPPAVLTEAEEYAGTCDVMILIGTSAIVYPAAYLPVTAKKNSAIIIEINLENSFKDSDIIIEEKSGIALPEIEAKMKKL; this is translated from the coding sequence ATGGATAAATTATTTATCGATGCAGCAAAAACAATTATCGGCAGTAAAAGATGCATCGCGCTTACCGGAGCCGGGATATCTGCTGAGAGCGGAATACCTACCTTCAGATCAAAGGGCGGTTTATGGAACAGTTATGATCCAACCGTATATGCATCGATCGATACATTCATGATTGACCCTTCAAAATACTGGAGTATAAGGGGTGATTTTATCCGCAATTATAATGATTATTCGCCTAACCAGGGTCATCTTGTACTCGCAAGACTTGAAAAAGCAGGACTCCTTAAATGTATCATCACCCAGAACATAGATGGGCTTCATAAAAAGGCCGGTTCAGAAAAGGTGCTGGAGATACACGGATCTCTCAGGGAAATATTCTGTATGTCATGCGGCAGGGAATATATTGCGCCAGACATCCCTCCAGGCGAGGTACCGCTCTGTGCCTGTGGGGGTGTACTTAAGCCCAACACTGTACTCTTTGGTGAAGGTCTGCCGCCTGCAGTTCTTACAGAAGCTGAAGAATATGCCGGCACCTGTGATGTAATGATTCTGATAGGAACATCCGCAATTGTATATCCGGCTGCATACCTGCCTGTAACAGCCAAGAAGAATAGCGCAATAATAATAGAAATAAACCTGGAAAACTCATTTAAGGATTCAGATATTATAATTGAAGAAAAATCCGGGATTGCGCTCCCGGAGATTGAGGCAAAAATGAAAAAACTTTAA
- a CDS encoding efflux transporter outer membrane subunit, with product MKINNEGIKIGLTAIILLIILSITACITVGPDYKPPTVDMPEKWQTGLSEKLSPETDRLSLVNWWNSFDDPFLTDLVKRAVENNLSLKEAFTRLSEARLRRGITGADQYPSVSSSASGTRSHSSRSSSEMYQAGVDSSWEIDIFGGIRRSIEASDADLESANASLNDVLVSLTAEVATNYVNLRLYQAEMDVTISNLNAQAETYEIVSWRFKAGLVTELDLKKSEYSLEQTKSQVPAVQSRIDQAQNRIAVLLGVNPGMMKDELNKAKPVPVLKDEIKTGIPADLLRQRPDLKKAERDLAAQTARIGAAVSDLYPKISLSGSIKVNSSSIGSLIDSDSLTSSIGPSLSWPVFRAGAIRKNIEIQSTMAERLLIQYRSLVLKASEEVENALASCMYEKMKEASLKKALDAATVAFNLSKMQYSSGLVDFQVLLEAQRTLLSLQDQVTQNEGQITLNFITLYKTLGGGWSPDTIDM from the coding sequence ATGAAGATAAATAATGAAGGAATAAAAATTGGTTTAACAGCAATAATTCTGCTGATTATTCTTTCCATAACAGCCTGCATCACGGTAGGTCCTGATTACAAACCGCCAACAGTAGATATGCCTGAAAAATGGCAAACCGGATTATCTGAAAAACTTTCGCCGGAAACAGACAGGTTAAGCCTTGTCAACTGGTGGAACTCTTTTGACGACCCGTTTTTAACTGATCTGGTTAAAAGGGCTGTGGAGAATAACCTTTCTCTTAAAGAGGCCTTTACAAGACTAAGTGAGGCAAGACTCAGAAGAGGGATCACCGGGGCAGATCAATACCCCTCTGTGTCATCATCTGCATCAGGGACTAGAAGCCATTCTTCCCGCAGCAGCAGCGAAATGTATCAGGCCGGGGTGGATTCAAGCTGGGAGATAGATATATTCGGTGGTATAAGGCGTTCAATAGAGGCATCTGATGCTGATCTGGAGTCAGCAAACGCCTCACTTAACGATGTTCTGGTATCCCTCACTGCCGAGGTTGCTACAAACTATGTAAATTTAAGGCTTTACCAGGCAGAGATGGATGTTACAATCTCAAATCTGAATGCACAGGCAGAGACCTATGAAATAGTCTCATGGCGGTTCAAGGCAGGGCTTGTTACAGAGCTTGATCTTAAAAAATCAGAATACTCTCTTGAACAGACAAAATCTCAGGTACCTGCCGTTCAATCAAGGATTGATCAGGCGCAAAACCGGATTGCCGTTCTTCTGGGGGTAAATCCGGGTATGATGAAGGATGAGTTGAACAAGGCAAAGCCTGTTCCGGTTCTAAAAGATGAAATCAAAACAGGCATACCTGCTGACCTGTTAAGGCAAAGGCCTGACCTGAAAAAGGCAGAACGTGACCTGGCCGCTCAGACAGCAAGGATAGGAGCGGCTGTATCCGATCTTTATCCGAAGATTTCTCTTTCAGGGTCTATTAAGGTGAATTCATCTTCAATAGGATCTCTTATAGATAGCGACAGCCTTACAAGCAGTATAGGGCCTTCATTATCATGGCCTGTATTCCGGGCAGGAGCGATCAGGAAAAATATAGAGATTCAGTCAACAATGGCCGAGAGACTTCTTATTCAGTACAGGTCTCTTGTTTTAAAAGCATCTGAAGAGGTCGAAAATGCGCTTGCCTCATGCATGTATGAAAAGATGAAAGAGGCATCCCTTAAAAAGGCGCTTGATGCTGCGACTGTGGCATTTAATCTTTCAAAAATGCAATATTCTTCAGGTCTGGTTGATTTTCAGGTGCTGCTTGAAGCACAGCGTACACTTCTATCATTACAGGATCAGGTCACCCAGAATGAAGGGCAGATCACCTTGAACTTTATAACTCTTTACAAAACATTGGGTGGCGGATGGTCACCTGATACAATAGATATGTAG
- a CDS encoding efflux RND transporter periplasmic adaptor subunit, producing MDKIENRKQVAEKLELHSGHGKKGRFKKYIIIIAVLIFIIVLYSFLAGQENKPASELYSIEQIERGELTVTVSATGSLEPRNQVDVGSELSGIVKSVDVDFNDHVTKGQTLATIDPSKLEAQVKQSKASLESANAKVLDAEATLTEMQNELKRLLQVWELSGKKIPSQNEIDSAEAKVKRANASLASAKAQVSQAKATLEANETDLSKMVIRSPINGIVLNRNIEPGQTVAASFQAPVLFTLAEDLTQMELRVAIDEADVGVVKNGQDATFSVDAYPERNFNASIFQVKFGSSAAEGVVTYETRLTVDNKELLLRPGMTATAEIIVDNIKDTILVPNASLRFEPPFIKDGADTRTGNRGLMSSLMPGPPGRFRNTGNQPEKKETSNKKVWVLKNNNPEQVEITTGSTDGNYTQVTSGQIEPGMNIITGMEGQ from the coding sequence ATGGATAAAATAGAAAACAGGAAGCAGGTAGCAGAAAAACTTGAATTGCACAGTGGTCATGGCAAAAAGGGCAGATTTAAAAAATACATTATTATCATTGCCGTTCTTATTTTTATTATTGTCTTGTATTCGTTTCTAGCGGGCCAAGAGAATAAACCTGCCTCCGAACTTTATAGTATAGAACAGATAGAAAGGGGTGAACTCACTGTAACTGTAAGCGCTACAGGGAGTCTTGAGCCCAGAAATCAGGTGGATGTTGGCAGCGAGTTATCGGGTATAGTGAAGAGTGTTGATGTTGATTTTAACGATCATGTAACAAAAGGGCAGACACTGGCCACAATCGACCCATCAAAACTTGAGGCACAGGTAAAACAGTCAAAGGCATCCCTTGAATCAGCCAATGCAAAGGTCCTTGATGCAGAGGCGACCCTTACAGAGATGCAGAATGAACTCAAACGGCTTTTACAGGTGTGGGAATTAAGCGGCAAAAAGATACCATCACAGAATGAGATCGATTCAGCCGAGGCCAAAGTAAAGCGGGCCAACGCATCACTTGCATCAGCAAAAGCACAGGTTTCACAGGCAAAGGCAACTCTTGAGGCCAATGAAACAGACTTAAGCAAAATGGTGATACGTTCACCTATCAATGGTATCGTCCTTAACCGCAATATTGAGCCGGGCCAGACAGTAGCCGCCTCTTTCCAGGCCCCTGTCCTTTTCACCCTTGCAGAAGACCTTACACAGATGGAACTGCGCGTTGCCATTGATGAGGCTGATGTAGGCGTAGTTAAAAACGGTCAGGATGCCACCTTTTCGGTCGATGCATACCCTGAACGTAATTTTAATGCCAGTATATTTCAGGTTAAATTCGGCTCATCAGCAGCGGAGGGTGTAGTAACCTATGAAACACGTCTTACTGTCGATAATAAAGAGCTTCTATTAAGGCCCGGCATGACAGCCACTGCCGAGATAATAGTAGATAATATTAAAGACACAATACTTGTTCCAAATGCCTCTTTAAGGTTTGAGCCGCCCTTTATAAAAGATGGCGCTGATACAAGAACAGGCAACAGAGGTCTCATGAGCAGTCTGATGCCTGGTCCTCCCGGAAGATTCAGAAATACCGGCAATCAGCCCGAAAAAAAGGAGACATCAAATAAAAAGGTATGGGTGTTGAAAAACAACAATCCTGAGCAGGTGGAAATAACCACAGGGTCAACCGATGGTAACTATACCCAGGTAACATCAGGCCAGATAGAACCCGGTATGAATATAATAACAGGAATGGAAGGACAGTAG